ATGTGGAATGGATGAGCGAACGACGGCAGCATGAAGAAGCTCCGGTCCGAATCTTAGATCGTCGGTGAACTGAAGAGTACCTGCCGCCTTCTCAAGATCGAACTTTCTCGGCAACCATTTTCCAACGCCGGTACTGGTTTTTATATTCTTCATATCACTCGCCCCCTTCGCTTCTACCTGCCATGATCCGGGCGCTCTTCTTTATGGCTCTGACGATCGAGAGGTAACCTGTACACCTGCAGAGGTTGCCCGAAAGCGCCTCTTTTATCTCTTCTTCGATTGGAGAGGGATTCTTCAGCAGTAGAGCATAGGTTGTCATAATCATTCCTGGGGTGCAGTAACCGCACTGTATAGCTCCTTCGTCTATGAAAGATTGTTGTATGGGATGAAGTCTCCCATCTTTTATCAGTCCTTCGACGGTGAGGATATCTGCCCCTTCTGCTTCGGCCGCCAGGATGAGACAGGATTTCTCTGGTAGGCTGTTCATGATTACGGTGCAGGCACCGCACTCTCCCTCTTCACAACCCCTCTTTAAGCTTGTGATGCCGTGCTCCCTGAGGGCGTTGAGAAGGGTGGTGTTGTCGCCGGCCACGAGGAAAACGGGCCGACCGTTCAGAGTGAGCTGTATTTTTCTTTCTCTCATGTTGGCCCTCCCCCTTCCAGCTGCTCTACACAGCTTTTTATAGCTCTGCGCGTGAGTTCTTCTACCATCGCCAGGCGGTACTCTCTGCTGGCCCTAACATCTGTAATGGGATTGACAGCCTCCATGGCCAGCTTCACCGCTCTATCGACAATGTCACTATCCATTTTAGTCGTGCCGTTGAGTAGCCTTTCTGCCTCAATGGCTCTGACAGGGCGTGGCGAGACAGCACAGAATGAGATTCTGAACTCCCTGGTGACTTTTTCAAAAGCCGTACAACAAACTGCCGCCTGTGCTATGTCCAGGGCTTCACGACGACCGATCTTGAGGTAACATCCGGCCGATTTCCCCTCGGGCAAAGCGATCTTGATCGCCGTTACTATTTCATCGACAGCGAGAGCCATCTGCTTAGGGCCGGTTATGAAATCGTCGATTCTGAGCGTTCTATTACCCGAAGTGCCGGCAATCTCAACAACCGCCCCGTAACAGAGCAGGGGAGCTATTAAGTCTCCCGACGGAATGGCCGAGCACACGTTGCCGACGACCGTGGCCCTGTTTCTGATCAGAGGATCGGAATGGGCCAAACAGGCCTGTAAAAGCGCCGGCAATCGCTCTTTAACAGAAGGGTGAGAAGCCACCTCGTTCAGTGTTGCAAGAGCTTTTATCTCTATACATTCCTTCGATATCTCAATTCCCTTAAGCTGTTCTATCTTCGTTAGATCGATCACATAGTCGGGATTAACAAGCGATTTATGGAGCCAGACAATCAAATCCGTTCCGCCGCTCTTCACCATGGCCCTTCCTCCAGCTTTTTTCAGGATACC
This portion of the Mesotoga infera genome encodes:
- a CDS encoding FAD binding domain-containing protein — its product is MRDFILERPQSIPEALGILKKAGGRAMVKSGGTDLIVWLHKSLVNPDYVIDLTKIEQLKGIEISKECIEIKALATLNEVASHPSVKERLPALLQACLAHSDPLIRNRATVVGNVCSAIPSGDLIAPLLCYGAVVEIAGTSGNRTLRIDDFITGPKQMALAVDEIVTAIKIALPEGKSAGCYLKIGRREALDIAQAAVCCTAFEKVTREFRISFCAVSPRPVRAIEAERLLNGTTKMDSDIVDRAVKLAMEAVNPITDVRASREYRLAMVEELTRRAIKSCVEQLEGGGPT
- a CDS encoding (2Fe-2S)-binding protein, whose translation is MRERKIQLTLNGRPVFLVAGDNTTLLNALREHGITSLKRGCEEGECGACTVIMNSLPEKSCLILAAEAEGADILTVEGLIKDGRLHPIQQSFIDEGAIQCGYCTPGMIMTTYALLLKNPSPIEEEIKEALSGNLCRCTGYLSIVRAIKKSARIMAGRSEGGE